From Streptomyces sp. TLI_053, a single genomic window includes:
- a CDS encoding dihydrofolate reductase family protein, whose product MSLVRVHNFSVSLDGYGTGEGQSLEAPFGHAGDRLHSWFFHTHTFRAMQGGEGGETGVDDAMARAWGDGIGAEIMGRNKFGPQRGPWQDHDWNGWWGPHPVFRTPVFVLTHYPRPTVEMAGGTTFHFVDGTPHEVLALAREAAGGLDVRIGGGPSTVRAFLAADLVDHLHVVVVPVLLGRGERLWDGLEGLEKRFRIESVTSPSRVTHLTFTRP is encoded by the coding sequence GTGTCCCTGGTCCGCGTCCACAACTTCTCGGTCTCGCTCGACGGCTACGGCACGGGCGAGGGACAGAGCCTGGAGGCACCGTTCGGCCACGCCGGCGACCGGCTGCACAGCTGGTTCTTCCACACCCACACCTTCCGGGCCATGCAGGGCGGCGAGGGCGGGGAGACCGGCGTGGACGATGCCATGGCCCGGGCCTGGGGCGACGGGATCGGCGCGGAGATCATGGGGCGCAACAAGTTCGGTCCGCAGCGCGGCCCGTGGCAGGACCACGACTGGAACGGCTGGTGGGGCCCGCACCCGGTGTTCCGCACCCCGGTCTTCGTCCTCACCCACTACCCCAGGCCCACCGTGGAGATGGCGGGCGGCACCACCTTCCACTTCGTCGACGGCACCCCGCACGAGGTCCTCGCCCTCGCCCGGGAGGCCGCCGGCGGCCTGGACGTCCGGATCGGCGGCGGCCCGAGCACCGTCCGCGCCTTCCTCGCCGCCGACCTGGTCGACCATCTGCACGTGGTCGTGGTGCCTGTACTGCTCGGCCGGGGCGAGCGGCTGTGGGACGGGCTGGAAGGGCTGGAGAAGCGCTTCCGGATCGAGTCCGTCACCAGCCCGAGCCGGGTCACCCACCTCACCTTCACCCGGCCCTGA
- a CDS encoding cytochrome P450, translating into MPVAELRRLYGPEAEADPSGLYEKLRAEYGEVAPVLLHGDLPAWLVLGHSANLTVMRTPSRFSRDSRRWRAFQEGRVGADSPLMPVIAWQPLCVFADGAEHRRLRGAVTDGLNGTDRRGVRRFVTRYTAELVEEFGSAGRAELVSRFAEHLPMLVMTQLVGMPEEYGPRLVDAARDLMKGTETAIASNDHVVAALRRLVERKRTDPGADLCTRLMQHGAGLTDDEVLEHLRVVLLAANETTVNLIADTLKMILTDERFRAHLSGGHMTVPDALDQVLWDAPPMSLVAGRWATGDTLLGGQRIRAGDMLLLGLAAGNVDPVVRPDLAKPLHGNRSHLSFGSGPHECPGQDIGRAIAETGIDCLLTLLPDLRLAVPEEELTWTSAWISRHLVALPVEFTPRERQPAEAAAPPAAAPAAAPGAAAPGAAAPGSSGPTRSGPPFAAPTPFAGPTPVGPSPALVPGPRRGWWARLAGWFRR; encoded by the coding sequence CTGCCCGTCGCCGAACTCCGCCGCCTCTACGGGCCCGAGGCCGAGGCCGACCCCTCCGGCCTGTACGAGAAGCTGCGCGCCGAGTACGGGGAGGTCGCGCCCGTCCTGCTGCACGGCGACCTGCCGGCCTGGCTGGTCCTCGGCCACTCCGCCAACCTCACCGTGATGCGCACGCCCTCCCGCTTCTCCCGGGACTCGCGCCGCTGGCGGGCGTTCCAGGAGGGGCGCGTCGGGGCCGACTCGCCGCTGATGCCGGTCATCGCCTGGCAGCCGCTCTGCGTCTTCGCCGACGGCGCCGAGCACCGGCGGCTGCGCGGCGCCGTCACCGACGGCCTGAACGGCACCGACCGGCGCGGCGTCCGGCGCTTCGTCACCCGGTACACCGCCGAACTGGTCGAGGAGTTCGGGTCGGCCGGGCGGGCCGAACTGGTGAGCCGCTTCGCCGAGCACCTGCCGATGCTGGTGATGACACAGCTGGTCGGCATGCCCGAGGAGTACGGCCCGCGCCTGGTCGACGCGGCCCGGGACCTCATGAAGGGCACCGAGACCGCCATCGCCAGCAACGACCACGTGGTCGCGGCCCTGCGCCGGCTGGTCGAGCGCAAGCGGACCGACCCCGGCGCCGACCTCTGCACCCGGCTGATGCAGCACGGGGCCGGCCTGACGGACGACGAGGTGCTGGAGCACCTGCGGGTCGTGCTGCTCGCCGCGAACGAGACGACCGTCAACCTGATCGCCGACACCCTGAAGATGATCCTCACCGACGAGCGGTTCCGGGCCCACCTGTCGGGCGGCCACATGACCGTGCCGGACGCGCTCGACCAGGTCCTCTGGGACGCCCCGCCGATGTCGCTGGTCGCCGGCCGCTGGGCCACCGGGGACACCCTGCTCGGCGGGCAGCGGATCCGGGCCGGGGACATGCTGCTGCTCGGCCTCGCCGCCGGGAACGTCGACCCGGTCGTCCGGCCCGACCTGGCGAAGCCGCTGCACGGCAACCGGTCCCACCTGTCCTTCGGCAGCGGACCGCACGAGTGTCCGGGCCAGGACATCGGGCGGGCGATCGCGGAGACCGGGATCGACTGCCTGCTCACCCTGCTGCCCGACCTCCGGCTCGCCGTACCGGAGGAGGAACTGACCTGGACCTCGGCCTGGATCTCGCGCCATCTGGTCGCGCTGCCGGTGGAGTTCACCCCGCGCGAGCGGCAGCCCGCCGAGGCCGCCGCTCCCCCGGCCGCCGCGCCCGCCGCGGCTCCGGGTGCCGCGGCTCCGGGTGCCGCGGCTCCGGGATCCTCCGGCCCGACTCGCTCCGGCCCGCCGTTCGCCGCGCCGACGCCGTTCGCCGGACCGACGCCGGTCGGGCCCTCGCCCGCACTCGTCCCCGGGCCCCGGCGCGGCTGGTGGGCCAGGCTCGCCGGGTGGTTCCGGCGCTGA
- a CDS encoding ATP/GTP-binding protein, which yields MDFSASDTVRGPADEDLLPDSATAAVKVVVVGGFGVGKTTLVGAVSEIRPLTTEETMTQAGADVDDLAGIERKSETTVAMDFGRISISDELVLYLFGTPGQERFWFLWNGLFEGALGAVVLVDTRRLEVSFDVIGRLEDRRVPFVVAANAFPGAPAHPDEELRLALDLPPEVPIVACDARVRESGRDVLLALMHYLYDLAGSRAAR from the coding sequence ATGGACTTCAGCGCCTCTGACACGGTGCGCGGGCCGGCCGACGAGGACCTGCTGCCGGACTCGGCCACCGCGGCCGTCAAGGTGGTCGTCGTCGGCGGCTTCGGCGTCGGCAAGACCACCCTGGTCGGCGCGGTGAGCGAGATCCGCCCGCTGACCACCGAGGAGACGATGACCCAGGCCGGGGCCGACGTCGACGACCTGGCCGGGATCGAGCGGAAGTCCGAGACCACGGTCGCGATGGACTTCGGCCGGATCAGCATCAGCGACGAACTGGTGCTGTACCTCTTCGGCACCCCCGGGCAGGAGCGGTTCTGGTTCCTGTGGAACGGCCTGTTCGAGGGGGCCCTGGGCGCGGTGGTGCTGGTCGACACCCGTCGGCTGGAGGTCAGCTTCGACGTGATCGGGCGGCTGGAGGACCGCAGGGTGCCGTTCGTGGTCGCCGCCAACGCCTTCCCCGGCGCGCCCGCCCACCCGGACGAGGAACTGCGGCTCGCCCTGGACCTGCCGCCCGAGGTCCCGATCGTCGCCTGCGACGCCCGGGTCCGCGAGTCCGGCCGGGACGTGCTGCTCGCCCTCATGCACTACCTCTACGACCTGGCGGGGTCGCGGGCCGCGCGGTGA
- a CDS encoding DUF742 domain-containing protein — protein sequence MSTAGRDWGEDAPERFYVITRGHSQPAGRAALDLVTLIVSRAEPTPSMPPEHAAILRLCGSPLSVAEISAYLRLPVSAVTVLLADLVAEERVEARASVPAALLPDRALLEAVMHGLQRL from the coding sequence ATGAGCACAGCCGGCCGGGACTGGGGCGAGGACGCCCCGGAACGCTTCTACGTGATCACGCGCGGCCACTCCCAACCGGCCGGACGGGCCGCGTTGGACCTGGTCACCCTGATCGTCTCCCGTGCGGAGCCCACCCCCTCGATGCCGCCCGAGCACGCGGCGATCCTGCGCCTGTGCGGATCGCCGCTCTCGGTGGCCGAGATCTCCGCCTACCTGCGGCTGCCGGTCAGCGCGGTCACCGTGCTGCTGGCCGACCTCGTGGCCGAGGAGCGGGTCGAGGCGCGCGCCTCGGTCCCGGCCGCGCTTCTCCCCGACCGTGCCCTGTTGGAGGCGGTGATGCATGGACTTCAGCGCCTCTGA
- a CDS encoding roadblock/LC7 domain-containing protein produces the protein MIQPRTNMDWLLKQLADEVPHVRNVIVLSADGLRMAQHGTETDTADRLAAACAGLQSLAAAVGHEFPHGDGRMRLVVIEMGGGFFYMMAAGARAFLAVLADEGVDAGLMGQRMRDLVARIGEHLSTPPRRGEPVA, from the coding sequence GTGATTCAGCCACGGACCAACATGGACTGGCTGCTCAAGCAGTTGGCGGACGAGGTTCCGCACGTCCGGAACGTCATCGTGCTCTCCGCGGACGGCCTGCGGATGGCCCAGCACGGCACCGAGACCGACACCGCCGACCGGCTCGCCGCCGCCTGCGCCGGTCTGCAGAGTCTGGCGGCGGCCGTGGGCCACGAGTTCCCGCACGGGGACGGCCGGATGCGGCTGGTGGTGATCGAGATGGGCGGCGGCTTCTTCTACATGATGGCGGCCGGCGCCCGGGCCTTCCTCGCGGTCCTGGCCGACGAGGGCGTGGACGCCGGGCTGATGGGCCAGCGGATGCGCGACCTGGTCGCGCGGATCGGCGAGCACCTCAGTACGCCTCCCCGAAGGGGCGAGCCCGTCGCATGA
- a CDS encoding ATP-binding protein, translated as MLGAGSSPGRRRSAPVLVWLLPTVVTAAVAAAAVATATPDSRPRIAVCAVVGTLAVVLVAAEAARRGRATEELRARAVQREGELIRRLTRQETEYIRLAKSVLPAAMARLTHGEGLEDVVNAYTLQDVTVGAEFRTAQQTLLRAVLETVENEEALRESSRRSFVNIARRVQAIVHRQAAELRVMEHRHGNDPAVFDDLLLVDHGNALIGRLADSIAVLGGARPGRQWNRAVPLYSVLRGGMSRILDFQRVELHPVSEVAVIGPAVEPLIHAVAELLDNATRYSPPHTGVHLTAVEVQTGIAIEIEDGGLSLSEEGRARAERMLLEAQAGIDLNELGETPRLGLAVVGRLSRAYGFQVSLRPSAYGGVRAVLVVPQELITTAPATGRAHGIGVTGSSGPEPVDDRRSHTSPPPRRPLSGSLPGPLSGGEDVPVVTERTATGLPRRRRHAAPTARIGVAQTTRTTTSRSGGTTGRAAARGGAAGANGTPGVNGAPGVNGSSVPGGPPAVHGSAGPTGRGDGSGGPPDRPGADPSAPAGAVQPGLWLAAFTEGVNGTGPAADHDNGDSTRRDER; from the coding sequence ATGCTTGGTGCTGGTTCGTCACCCGGACGCCGGCGCTCCGCCCCCGTGCTCGTCTGGCTCCTGCCCACCGTCGTGACGGCCGCCGTGGCCGCCGCCGCCGTGGCCACGGCCACCCCCGACTCGCGTCCGCGCATCGCCGTCTGCGCGGTGGTGGGCACCCTGGCCGTGGTCCTGGTCGCCGCCGAGGCCGCCCGCCGGGGCCGGGCGACGGAGGAACTGCGCGCGCGGGCCGTCCAGCGCGAGGGTGAACTGATCCGCCGGCTCACCCGGCAGGAGACCGAGTACATCCGGCTGGCCAAGTCGGTCCTGCCCGCCGCCATGGCCCGGCTCACCCACGGCGAGGGCCTGGAGGACGTGGTCAACGCGTACACCCTCCAGGACGTCACGGTCGGCGCGGAGTTCCGGACCGCGCAGCAGACCCTGCTGCGCGCCGTACTGGAGACCGTCGAGAACGAGGAGGCGCTGCGCGAGTCGTCACGGCGCTCCTTCGTCAACATCGCCCGCCGCGTGCAGGCGATCGTCCACCGGCAGGCCGCCGAACTGCGCGTCATGGAGCACCGGCACGGCAACGACCCCGCGGTCTTCGACGACCTGCTGCTGGTCGACCACGGCAACGCCCTGATCGGCCGCCTGGCCGACAGCATCGCCGTCCTCGGCGGCGCGCGGCCGGGCCGTCAGTGGAACCGGGCCGTGCCGCTCTACAGCGTCCTGCGAGGCGGCATGTCGCGGATCCTCGACTTCCAGCGGGTCGAGCTGCACCCGGTCTCCGAGGTGGCGGTGATCGGCCCGGCGGTCGAGCCGCTCATCCACGCCGTCGCCGAACTCCTCGACAACGCCACCCGCTACTCGCCGCCGCACACCGGCGTGCACCTGACCGCCGTCGAGGTGCAGACCGGCATCGCGATCGAGATCGAGGACGGCGGGCTCAGCCTCAGCGAGGAGGGCCGGGCCCGCGCCGAGCGGATGCTGCTGGAGGCGCAGGCCGGCATCGACCTCAACGAGCTGGGCGAGACCCCCCGGCTCGGCCTCGCCGTCGTCGGCCGGCTCTCCCGGGCGTACGGCTTCCAGGTCTCGCTGCGCCCCTCGGCCTACGGCGGGGTGCGGGCGGTGCTGGTCGTGCCGCAGGAGCTGATCACGACCGCGCCCGCCACCGGGCGGGCCCACGGCATCGGTGTGACCGGCTCGTCCGGTCCGGAGCCGGTGGACGACCGCCGCTCGCACACCTCGCCGCCGCCGCGGCGGCCGCTCTCCGGCTCGCTGCCGGGGCCGCTCAGCGGCGGGGAGGACGTGCCGGTGGTCACCGAGCGCACCGCCACCGGGCTGCCCCGCCGGCGTCGGCACGCCGCGCCGACCGCCCGGATCGGGGTCGCCCAGACGACCCGCACCACCACCTCCCGCTCCGGCGGCACGACCGGCCGGGCGGCGGCCAGGGGCGGCGCGGCGGGCGCGAACGGCACCCCGGGCGTGAACGGCGCCCCGGGCGTGAACGGCTCCTCGGTCCCGGGCGGCCCACCGGCCGTGCACGGCTCGGCGGGCCCGACCGGCCGGGGTGACGGGTCCGGCGGCCCACCGGACCGGCCCGGCGCCGATCCTTCGGCCCCGGCGGGGGCGGTGCAGCCCGGTCTCTGGCTGGCCGCCTTCACCGAGGGGGTCAACGGCACCGGGCCGGCGGCCGACCACGACAACGGGGACTCGACGCGGAGGGACGAGCGGTGA
- a CDS encoding NTP pyrophosphohydrolase: MGESEAGEAVPELPLLVVDGANVVGSVPDGWWRDRRGAAERLRDALAPVADHGVPGERADVPPWARTGPLEVLLVVEGAARGVTAAQPGVRVEAAAGSGDDLIVEIVAAALAARPGRRCLVVTADRGLRDRVTALGAGVTGPRAVRPV; encoded by the coding sequence ATGGGTGAGAGCGAGGCCGGCGAGGCCGTTCCGGAGCTGCCGCTGCTCGTGGTGGACGGCGCCAACGTGGTGGGTTCGGTCCCCGACGGCTGGTGGCGGGACCGGCGTGGTGCGGCCGAGCGGCTGCGGGACGCGCTCGCGCCCGTCGCCGACCACGGGGTCCCGGGCGAGCGGGCCGACGTCCCGCCCTGGGCCCGGACCGGCCCGCTGGAGGTGCTGCTCGTCGTCGAGGGCGCGGCCCGGGGAGTGACGGCCGCCCAACCCGGGGTGCGCGTCGAGGCCGCTGCCGGCAGCGGTGACGACCTGATCGTCGAGATCGTCGCGGCAGCCCTCGCCGCCCGCCCCGGACGGCGCTGCCTGGTCGTCACCGCCGACCGGGGCCTGCGTGACCGGGTCACCGCCCTCGGCGCCGGGGTGACCGGCCCCCGCGCCGTCCGCCCCGTCTGA
- a CDS encoding SDR family oxidoreductase, which yields MSDQRVVVVTGGGSGIGEATARLLRAEGHHVVVSGRRREPLERVARETGALAHVSDTTEPDGVRGLVAAAVAAYGRIDGLVLNAGVGRGGSVGDVTPEDWELVMRTNLTGPFLLLREALPHLLVARGAVVAVASVSALRNGAGSAAYATSKAALLQLCRSLAVDYGRLGLRANTVCPSWVRTEMADRRMARFAEEAGLAGGVDQAYREATALTPAGRPGEPEEVAAAIGWLLSPAAGYVNGAVLTVDGGVTALDPGTAAFGLRMEPRSDG from the coding sequence ATGTCGGACCAGCGCGTAGTCGTCGTCACCGGCGGAGGGAGCGGCATCGGCGAGGCCACCGCGCGGCTGCTGCGGGCCGAGGGCCATCACGTGGTGGTGTCCGGCCGTCGGCGCGAGCCGCTGGAGCGGGTCGCCCGGGAGACGGGGGCGCTCGCGCACGTCTCCGACACCACCGAACCGGACGGCGTCCGCGGTCTGGTCGCGGCCGCCGTCGCCGCCTACGGCCGGATCGACGGACTGGTGCTCAACGCCGGTGTGGGCCGGGGCGGTTCGGTGGGCGACGTGACGCCGGAGGACTGGGAGCTGGTGATGCGGACCAATCTCACCGGCCCCTTCCTGCTGCTGCGCGAGGCGCTGCCGCACCTGCTGGTCGCGCGCGGCGCGGTGGTGGCGGTCGCCTCCGTCTCCGCGCTGCGCAACGGCGCCGGCAGTGCCGCGTACGCGACCTCGAAGGCCGCGCTGCTCCAGCTCTGCCGCTCGCTCGCCGTCGACTACGGCCGGCTCGGCCTGCGGGCCAACACCGTCTGTCCGAGCTGGGTGCGCACCGAGATGGCGGACCGCAGGATGGCGCGCTTCGCCGAGGAGGCCGGGCTGGCCGGCGGTGTCGACCAGGCCTACCGCGAGGCGACGGCGCTGACCCCGGCGGGCCGGCCGGGGGAGCCGGAGGAGGTGGCCGCCGCGATCGGCTGGCTGCTCTCCCCGGCCGCGGGTTATGTGAACGGCGCGGTGCTCACGGTCGACGGCGGGGTGACCGCGCTGGACCCCGGTACGGCGGCCTTCGGACTCCGGATGGAGCCGCGCTCGGACGGCTGA
- a CDS encoding LuxR family transcriptional regulator has product MNRPSSPAAPEGGAPGAAFVGRAGELARLTDALARPPAVLLVEGEAGSGKSRLVAEAVRALGGTSGGDTAPRRPVLLGRCHPLREPEPFGPVVDALRDAAALLPPPAELPPSTGALRLVLPDLAAQLPAVPPDGGTLLSARRLLAQGVRALLTALDAPVLVVEDLQWADDATLDLLVRLARDLPPRLALVLTYRPEELPPGAPAPGAVFRPAPDPTGGQGDVHAPVRLERLEPLDETAVAALARSVLGPAATPDLARVLHERSEGLPLAVEEDLHTLAEHTTAERTAAGRAPTDAALAERAPADRAGASAARTATGDPAAVLAAADIPRGLRDAVTQRLARLGGDGTAVVAAAAVLGAPADEALLTAVAGLDAEAGADGLTEALHAAVLRETAPDRYAFRSPAARQVAQGRIAGPRRRVLHQRAAAALGTREPRPLARIAEHTLAMGDRPAWQDLAQAAADQAAALGDPGGARRMLRGLLDEPDLDPRRRGRAALALARLAADDVDPAASVQVLSGMVADPRLPVADRGEIRLALGFLMAVHSGNRAGFDRIRESLEELEERPVRAARAMVAIAMDERDGAGRRAGEWLARAEGLLAANPDEDVSAAVRATTLTFQARDADPAVWDRLDELPRDSERPEVMRQTTRALYNAGEIAIELGYDRRSANLLEESRRLARLTGIPYLECYSRLALIRLDMLAGRWDLVEPRFARLGAEFDDLAMAGAERSLLFGRLAAGRGRLALAREELEIAARFGQRESQVTVALRAAAGLGGLQLLEGDTAGAAGTVGPALATARQADAWARTADLLPVAVEALLATGGRAEAAGVVEEATESLTDRDAPAVTAALHLARGLLLDADGDPGAAEAFTRARDHWQDIGRPYEAARADERIAAALAARDRARAAERMTAAERVYLELGATTDTARCRKLRRDLDLGGIGSPGRRGYGKRLSPRERQVAELLAQGTGNQDIAQALFLSPRTVEHHVANVLAKLGTGRAGTAQALARADAEDPAGGGGA; this is encoded by the coding sequence ATGAACCGGCCGTCGTCGCCGGCCGCGCCGGAGGGGGGAGCCCCGGGGGCCGCCTTCGTGGGCCGGGCCGGTGAACTCGCCCGGCTGACGGACGCGCTCGCCCGGCCCCCGGCCGTCCTGCTCGTCGAGGGCGAGGCGGGCAGCGGCAAGTCGCGGCTGGTCGCCGAGGCGGTACGGGCGCTGGGCGGGACGTCCGGGGGCGACACCGCCCCCCGTCGGCCGGTGCTGCTCGGCCGGTGCCACCCGCTGCGCGAACCGGAGCCGTTCGGGCCCGTGGTCGACGCGCTGCGGGACGCCGCCGCCCTGCTGCCGCCGCCCGCCGAGCTGCCGCCCAGCACGGGGGCGCTGCGCCTGGTGCTGCCCGACCTCGCCGCCCAGCTGCCGGCCGTGCCGCCGGACGGCGGGACCCTGCTGTCCGCGCGCCGGCTGCTCGCCCAGGGGGTGCGGGCGCTGCTCACCGCGCTCGACGCCCCGGTGCTGGTGGTCGAGGACCTCCAGTGGGCCGACGACGCGACCCTCGACCTGCTGGTGCGGCTGGCCCGTGACCTGCCGCCGCGGCTCGCGCTGGTGCTCACCTACCGTCCCGAGGAGCTGCCGCCCGGTGCCCCGGCGCCCGGCGCGGTCTTCCGTCCGGCGCCGGACCCGACCGGCGGACAGGGGGACGTCCACGCGCCGGTCCGGCTGGAGCGGCTGGAGCCCCTGGACGAGACGGCGGTCGCGGCGCTGGCCCGGTCGGTACTCGGCCCGGCGGCGACGCCCGACCTCGCGCGGGTCCTGCACGAGCGCAGCGAGGGTCTGCCGCTGGCCGTCGAGGAGGACCTGCACACCCTCGCCGAGCACACCACGGCCGAGCGCACCGCGGCCGGCCGCGCGCCCACCGACGCCGCACTCGCCGAGCGCGCCCCGGCCGACCGCGCGGGTGCCTCCGCCGCGCGTACCGCCACCGGCGACCCGGCGGCCGTCCTGGCCGCCGCCGACATCCCGCGCGGACTGCGCGACGCGGTGACCCAGCGGCTCGCCCGCCTGGGCGGCGACGGCACCGCCGTCGTGGCGGCCGCCGCCGTCCTCGGGGCGCCGGCCGACGAGGCGCTGCTGACCGCCGTCGCCGGACTGGACGCCGAGGCCGGGGCCGACGGCCTGACCGAGGCGCTGCACGCGGCCGTCCTGCGGGAGACCGCACCGGACCGCTACGCCTTCCGCTCCCCGGCCGCCCGCCAGGTCGCGCAGGGGCGGATCGCCGGGCCGCGGCGCCGGGTCCTGCACCAGCGGGCCGCGGCCGCGCTGGGGACCAGGGAGCCCCGGCCGCTCGCCCGGATCGCCGAACACACCCTGGCCATGGGCGACCGCCCGGCCTGGCAGGACCTCGCCCAGGCCGCCGCCGACCAGGCCGCCGCCCTCGGCGACCCGGGCGGTGCCCGGCGGATGCTGCGCGGTCTGCTCGACGAGCCCGACCTCGACCCGCGCCGCCGCGGGCGGGCGGCCCTGGCGCTGGCCCGGCTGGCGGCCGACGACGTCGACCCGGCGGCCAGCGTGCAGGTGCTGAGCGGCATGGTCGCCGACCCCCGGCTGCCGGTCGCCGACCGGGGCGAGATCCGGCTCGCGCTCGGGTTCCTGATGGCGGTGCACAGCGGCAACCGCGCGGGCTTCGACCGGATCCGGGAGTCCCTGGAGGAGTTGGAGGAGCGCCCGGTGCGGGCGGCGCGGGCCATGGTGGCGATCGCCATGGACGAGCGCGACGGGGCCGGCCGCCGGGCCGGGGAGTGGCTCGCCCGGGCGGAGGGCCTGCTGGCGGCCAACCCGGACGAGGACGTGTCCGCCGCGGTGCGGGCCACCACGCTCACCTTCCAGGCCCGGGACGCCGATCCGGCGGTCTGGGACCGGCTGGACGAGCTGCCGCGCGACTCCGAGCGCCCCGAGGTGATGCGGCAGACCACCCGGGCGCTGTACAACGCGGGCGAGATCGCGATCGAGCTGGGCTACGACCGGCGGTCCGCGAACCTGCTGGAGGAGAGCCGCCGGCTGGCCCGGCTGACGGGCATTCCGTACCTGGAGTGCTACAGCCGGCTGGCGCTGATCCGGCTCGACATGCTGGCCGGGCGCTGGGACCTGGTGGAGCCCCGGTTCGCCCGGCTGGGAGCGGAGTTCGACGACCTGGCGATGGCCGGTGCCGAGCGCTCGCTGCTGTTCGGACGGCTCGCAGCGGGGCGGGGCCGGCTGGCGTTGGCCCGGGAGGAGCTCGAGATCGCCGCCCGCTTCGGCCAGCGGGAGTCGCAGGTGACGGTGGCGCTGCGGGCGGCCGCCGGGCTCGGCGGCCTCCAGTTGCTGGAGGGCGACACCGCCGGGGCCGCCGGCACGGTGGGGCCGGCGCTGGCCACGGCCCGGCAGGCCGACGCCTGGGCGCGCACCGCCGATCTGCTGCCGGTCGCCGTCGAGGCGCTGCTCGCGACGGGCGGGCGGGCCGAGGCCGCGGGGGTCGTCGAGGAGGCGACGGAGTCCCTCACCGACCGGGACGCGCCGGCCGTGACGGCGGCGCTGCACCTCGCCCGGGGGCTGCTGCTGGACGCGGACGGCGATCCGGGGGCGGCGGAGGCGTTCACCCGGGCCCGGGACCACTGGCAGGACATCGGGCGGCCGTACGAGGCGGCGCGGGCCGACGAGCGGATCGCCGCCGCGCTGGCCGCGCGCGACCGGGCGCGGGCGGCGGAGCGGATGACCGCCGCCGAGCGGGTCTACCTGGAGCTGGGAGCCACCACGGACACCGCCCGCTGCCGGAAGCTGCGCCGGGACCTCGATCTCGGCGGGATCGGCTCGCCGGGCCGCCGGGGTTACGGCAAGCGGCTGTCGCCGCGCGAACGTCAGGTGGCGGAGCTGCTCGCGCAGGGGACGGGAAACCAGGACATCGCCCAGGCCCTCTTCCTGTCACCGCGCACGGTGGAGCACCATGTGGCGAACGTGCTGGCCAAGCTGGGCACCGGACGGGCCGGGACGGCGCAGGCGCTGGCCCGGGCGGACGCCGAGGACCCGGCGGGCGGGGGCGGCGCGTGA
- a CDS encoding RICIN domain-containing protein produces the protein MRRESLFAAAAAAAVFTLTATTPASASVPPAGSTVRVEQYMSDRCLVNGGGVSVSTARCSVRAQDQQWTWTLLAPVGPATLANRASGLCLDSDADGTVRTSPCVTGTPSQQWTYQQAPNGAFQLQDVGTGMCLMGDIDGEAFTVPCRGIGTWVLPRAH, from the coding sequence ATGCGTCGAGAGTCCCTGTTCGCAGCCGCGGCGGCGGCGGCCGTGTTCACCCTCACCGCCACGACCCCGGCCTCGGCCTCCGTCCCGCCCGCGGGCAGCACCGTGCGGGTGGAGCAGTACATGTCCGACCGTTGCCTGGTGAACGGTGGCGGCGTCTCCGTCTCCACCGCCCGTTGCAGCGTACGGGCGCAGGACCAGCAGTGGACGTGGACCCTGCTGGCACCGGTCGGCCCGGCGACCCTCGCCAACCGGGCGAGCGGGCTGTGTCTGGACAGCGACGCCGACGGCACCGTCCGCACCAGCCCCTGCGTCACCGGCACCCCGTCCCAGCAGTGGACCTACCAGCAGGCGCCCAACGGCGCCTTCCAGCTGCAGGACGTCGGCACCGGCATGTGCCTGATGGGCGATATCGACGGGGAGGCGTTCACCGTCCCCTGCCGGGGCATCGGCACCTGGGTGCTTCCGCGCGCCCACTGA
- a CDS encoding MarR family transcriptional regulator, with translation MTGHTAPPRVRGLPSRLLALNALHADRLVNDGLAAEGARKWHFAALTALTEGGPASQSELSRRTGIYRSDMVAVVNELAERGLVERTPDPADRRRNVITVTTEGRTHLRRLDAVVDAAQDALLAPLDAGERARLTDLLTRLLDHHEHTAATAATSAPDAADG, from the coding sequence ATGACCGGCCACACCGCCCCGCCCCGTGTCCGCGGCCTGCCCAGCCGACTGCTGGCCCTCAACGCCCTGCACGCCGACCGCCTGGTGAACGACGGCCTGGCGGCGGAGGGCGCCCGCAAATGGCACTTCGCCGCCCTCACCGCACTCACCGAGGGCGGCCCGGCCAGCCAGTCGGAGCTCAGCCGGCGCACCGGCATCTACCGCAGCGACATGGTCGCGGTCGTCAACGAACTCGCCGAACGGGGCCTGGTCGAGCGCACCCCCGACCCGGCCGACCGCCGGCGCAACGTCATCACAGTGACCACCGAGGGGCGCACCCACCTCCGGCGCCTCGACGCCGTCGTAGACGCCGCCCAGGACGCGCTGCTCGCCCCCCTCGATGCCGGGGAACGCGCCCGCCTGACGGACCTGCTGACCCGCCTCCTGGACCACCACGAGCACACCGCCGCGACGGCCGCCACCTCCGCCCCGGACGCCGCCGACGGGTGA